The genomic window gcagaaaaatagaaatgaCCAGCACAGGGAAAATAAGAAGGCTTCCACCAACAAATTCAAGTCTCAATTCCATCTTTTTTACTTTGGGGTCGGAAACTATTCAGAAGAAATGAAATTCACACTTACCGCTTGAACAATTTCCAAGACACGCGATTCTTTCAATTTCCAAGGAAGATCTTTAGCAAGGGCCTGCATTGAAACCATCATCGTTACAACAAAATGCAGAAACCATACACATGGAAATGTATCTCATTGAGCACAGAATGCATAGAATGAAATTTTAGGTTTCAATAGCAAGGAAACACGTAACAGGTTAGGTAAAAAGAAAACTACCTGTCTCATTTCTTCAAGACTAATAGCACCATTTTTATCCACATCAATGGCATCAAATTGATCCTTAAGATCAGCTAGTTCCTCTTCATCAATCGTGCTTGCCAATGCCTGCAAAATATCAatccataaaatataaaaaaaaatgaaaggaaccATCTTTTTCCTTCAAACAATcctacaaaaacaaagcttgtTTTACCCTTAGAGCAAACTGCTTCAAACGACTGTACTTCACAAATTGTCGCATGTTACTCAGGACAGATATGTCAATAGGAATCTCAGATGCAACTCCTCCTTCTCTGACCCATGGATGTGCTGGAAAAGTTGAAAACCAAGAAATCAACTCTTTAAGCAAGAAAAAAGAGGACAGATTTCTTTTAGAACCAAACAACACATGCATCTAATTATAATAGATCATAACAATCAAGCATTTATTTCTTCCATAAGCTGACACATACATAGAGCTTGAGCAGCAGTAAGTCTTGCCCGAGGATCCTTCACCAGTAACTTATTCACAAAATCTTTTGCACTAGTGCTAATGGTAGGCCATGGTTTACGGCGAAAATCAGGCTTGTTCTTTAAAACCTGCATCCATCAGTTATTAGAATTTTGAAGAACAAACTAACATTaattatgcaaaagaaaaaagtatcCAACATGTGGTGATTGAATTAAGTGGGAATTCAAAGGGAGCCACTATGCAAAAAAGGTCTTGCTAGAACCCATTAGTAGAAGGATATGATTATTTGGAAAACTGTGATGACGACACAATTGAGGATGGGATATTTTGGCTACTTTGAGTTTGGAAAATGAACTGACTAGGGTTTAAAGTAATTACAGAACTTAATGTAAATAAAAGTACAGTGTTGTGGAAGGTTATTGACATGTaagcaacaaaaacaacaaccaagCCTCAGTCCCAAACTAGTTGGGGTTTGGCTATATGGATCCTTTTGTGCCATTCCCACACAATCATATATCAAATATGTCCCAATATCAAGTATTAAGTGTaagaaacattttcaaaaaatgaatataacagAAACTAAATGCTCTAGCATATCCATTGTCTGTCTAATTACAATGGCTAGAACAAGAGACAGGTAGGAATCAGGAATGAAAAAAGCCTTGTCAAAAAGTTAAAATGGTACTGCACCTCCTTAAATATACCATCCTCAGTCTTATCCCAAAATGGACGCCTCCCACATAGCAAAATGTATGTGATCACACCAATACTCCAGACATCTGATTCAGGTCCAGACTTGCGTTTTAATACTTCAGGTGCAACGTAGTAGGCACTGCCAACAATATCTTGAAACTTCCTGCCTGCATTCCATCCgatcatataatataaatgatCTATGGGTTCCAAAAGAAATGCTAGAAATCAAATGTTAACCACTGGTTGGCAAGAGTACTGCACTCTCATTGGTCAAGTAAAACTAAAAAGTAGAGCTTTTGGAATCAGCCTGATCTGGTCAGCCCACACAACTCACATTATGTAAGTTCTTAGCAAGTATAAgtatttttcttccttccttctctcttttgtaGACATCATGCATATAAGCACAAGTAAGATCTTCGCATGATGAAAATATGACTCACCTGGTTTTATGAAGTCAGACAAACCAAAATCTGTCGCTTTCAGAGGTGAGTCCCCCTTGGTtgacttgaaaagaaaattctacAGGCAAGGAATAAAAGGTAATCATTCTCAAGAAGCATGATTCTACAAATAAGTTAATATCCATGCTGATAAACTTGGCGATACCTCAGGCTTCATGTCGCGGTGCACCAAGCCATGTAAATGACATTCAGCTGCAACTTTGAGCATCTGTCGCACAACTACTGCTGCATCTTTCTCAGTGTAACGACTGTCCTTCCTGGTTGAAGAAAATCAAGCAGCTGTAAGCTGAACGttgcaaaaaataattctactgaaaatggtatttttttagGTAGTATACTGAGTGCcactattttcaaataaatttaaccaATATTACAGAACATGAACAAAGATTTCTTACTTTGACAATATCCGATCTAGCAATTCTCCACCTTCACATAACCTGGTAAAAGACAACATAAAACATTGACAAGATTAGTGAAAGAAAACTGTGAGCATAGCAAGTGAAGATTAAAAGTAAAAAGCACTCTTCAGGGGGGAAAAAACATGATGGACAATAAGTAGAAATGCGAGTAGATACAATTACATAAGCAACAAGGTAAAATGTGAATGGTATAGTCCGAAAAGATCCAGTGAATATAAAACTTACTCCATAACAATATATACATAAGAATCATCCTCTAATGCATTATAAAACTGAACTACGTTCTCGTGGCCTGTGAGTTCTCGCAATATCTTGACCTCCCGTTTAACATCCTCTACTGCAATAGGAAGAACCATCTACCAGCAAAGCCAAGTATTAATTTTACGTAGGTAAGAAGTTCTCAACATCtactgtaaaataaaaataaaataaaaacataaacgatttttttttctgagagATGGAGAATGATAATACTTTATCCATCTTAAAACTTTCAAGCTTTCAGTAGTCAACGTTTATTTAGTCTAACCTGAATTGCTAATGGCTAAAAATTCCATTTTATCTAACTGGAGAAGGAAACGAAACATTACTGATCACCTAGTAATTTGGAAGAGGAAAATTAAGATGATTGAATGGAACAAAGCTACCAAAGAACACAATTGAAGCTTTCCATTTGAAAAGCATAGATAAAATAACTTATGTGAAGGATATGAAACAGTAAGAACATTCTTATCCACCAACGTACTTTTCTGCTTTCTTCGataggaaaaaagagaaagcaGATTCtgaatgataaaaaacaagTGATTCACAATCTAATGCAATATTCTCAAACCTGCACTCTTCAACCAATACTGGAGAAGACCAGAATTTCACTATTTGATAGGCGAATCATCCTTAGCAAAACAATGCTATGTAAGTATGTATTCACCAAAACCAAACTTGCAATAATTGCATACTGTTTGTCCTAGCACCTAACATAATAACATCCCTAGGTTGCAAAACTAGGATCCAACAAGTCAACGAACATTATGCGAAGCGAATTCCCCGATGCAACAGTTTCTGAAGCacttaaaagatgaagaaaaaaaaggggggcgGGGGGATTTTTGAAACAGAAGGGAAAAGGTTGGGTCTACCATGATTTTAAACGCAGATTAGAGAACTTATCTATAAGAAGCAAAAACCCCTTTATAAGATCTTCTCAGAATCTTCAACTGATCAATAAAACCACCATTAACATTAACAGCAACCGCGAaagaatcttaatttttatcctCCAAACAAAACAACCCCAGCTCACGAAATGATgaggaaaaccaaaaaaaaataccttgttTTTCTCAATTCTCTTGACAGCAACTCGATCTCCATTAGCCTTATCAATAGCAACATATGTATAACCAAATTGACCATGACCCAGCAATTTGCCAATTGTATATCTCATGTCAAAATCTTTATCATAACCAAAATCTGTTCTTTTCCCACAAGGGATCGCCTTGCTACTTTGCTTCTCTTTGACCTTTAGCTTCTTTTCTGCCTCATTGTTTACGTTCTTATTATTCTGATGATGATGCACAACTTCTTGCTTTTTCcttgttgctgttgttgcttTTGTTGTCTTTGTTTGTGGCTTGGTGGGTTCTTTTCTGCTGTGAATAACGTTGTTGTTGCTGTTAGAACCACTAACTTTGATGGTAGAAAAACAAGCACCCATGATTTTGTATTGAATTTTACTTTAATTCATCTGCAAAGTTCAAGACTTTATTGAGAGATGATGCGAAGGGCGAAAATAAATAGTGGGCTTGGCAGATGATAGATGAAAATGCATGATTTTCCAGGAGAAGGGAAGGAGAAGGtaggaggaagaa from Populus trichocarpa isolate Nisqually-1 chromosome 5, P.trichocarpa_v4.1, whole genome shotgun sequence includes these protein-coding regions:
- the LOC18099190 gene encoding calcium-dependent protein kinase 28 codes for the protein MGACFSTIKVSGSNSNNNVIHSRKEPTKPQTKTTKATTATRKKQEVVHHHQNNKNVNNEAEKKLKVKEKQSSKAIPCGKRTDFGYDKDFDMRYTIGKLLGHGQFGYTYVAIDKANGDRVAVKRIEKNKMVLPIAVEDVKREVKILRELTGHENVVQFYNALEDDSYVYIVMELCEGGELLDRILSKKDSRYTEKDAAVVVRQMLKVAAECHLHGLVHRDMKPENFLFKSTKGDSPLKATDFGLSDFIKPGRKFQDIVGSAYYVAPEVLKRKSGPESDVWSIGVITYILLCGRRPFWDKTEDGIFKEVLKNKPDFRRKPWPTISTSAKDFVNKLLVKDPRARLTAAQALSHPWVREGGVASEIPIDISVLSNMRQFVKYSRLKQFALRALASTIDEEELADLKDQFDAIDVDKNGAISLEEMRQALAKDLPWKLKESRVLEIVQAIDSNTDGLVDFTEFVAAALHVHQLQEHNSEKWQLRSQAAFEKFDIDRDGYITPEELRMHTGLRGSIDPLLEEADIDKDGKISLSEFRRLLRTASMSSRNVPSPSGHRKSHKI